The DNA window CTTGCCCGCAAAAACGTGGTGTATGTACTCGTGTATATACCACTACTCCAAAAAAACCAAACTCAGCACTGCGTAAAGTATGCCGTGTTCGTTTGACTAACGGTTTCGAAGTGACTTCCTATATCGGTGGTGAAGGCCACAACCTGCAGGAACACTCCGTAATCCTGATCCGTGGCGGTCGTGTTAAAGACTTGCCAGGTGTGCGTTACCACACTGTTCGCGGTGCACTGGACTGTTCCGGTGTTAAAGACCGTAAACAAGGTCGTTCTAAGTACGGTGTGAAGAAGCCGAAGGCTTAATGGTTCTCCGTTAAGTAAGGCCAAACATTTTTTACTTTAATGTCAGAATAAACTCGTAGAGTTTTGGACAACCCTGAAATTCGAAACGGAGTATTTCCATGCCACGTCGTCGTGTAATTGGTCAACGTAAAATTCTGCCAGATCCAAAGTTCGGATCTGAACTGCTGGCAAAATTTGTAAATATCCTGATGGTAGACGGTAAGAAGTCTGTCGCAGAAGCAATTGTATATGGTGCGCTTGAGACCCTGGCTCAGCGTTCTGGTAAAGATCATCTGGAAGCATTCGAGCTGGCACTGGATAATGTGCGCCCGACTGTGGAAGTTAAATCCCGTCGTGTAGGTGGTTCTACCTATCAGGTTCCAGTTGAAGTTCGTCCGGTTCGTCGTAATGCATTAGCAATGCGTTGGATCGTTGATGCTGCTCGTAAACGCGGTGATAAGTCGATGGCTCTGCGCCTGGCGAATGAATTATCTGATGCGGCTGAAAACAAAGGCGCTGCTGTTAAGAAACGTGAAGACGTTCACCGTATGGCAGAAGCTAACAAGGCGTTCGCACACTACCGTTGGTAATCCATTTTTTGATATACCATCGGCAGTGAATTTGTTCTGGGTAGCTGCTTGGCTACCCGTTCTCTAAATTGAACGCCCACGAGAGAGGAAAAAATGGCTCGTAAAACACCTATAGCACGTTACCGCAATATCGGTATCAGTGCCCACATCGACGCCGGTAAAACCACAACAACTGAACGTATTCTGTTTTACACAGGTGTAAATCATAAAATCGGTGAAACTCACGAAGGTTCAGCAACTATGGACTGGATGGAGCAGGAGCAGGAGCGTGGTATCACCATCACGTCTGCTGCGACTACTGCATTCTGGTCTGGTATGGCTAAGCAGTATGAACCACACCGCATCAACATCATCGACACCCCAGGACACGTTGACTTCACCATTGAAGTAGAACGTTCTATGCGTGTTCTTGATGGTGCAGTCATGGTTTACTGCGCAGTTGGTGGTGTTCAGCCTCAGTCTGAAACTGTATGGCGTCAGGCTAACAAATATAATGTTCCACGTATCGCGTTCGTTAACAAAATGGACCGTATGGGTGCGAACTTCCTGCGCGTTGTTGAACAGATCAAAACTCGTCTGGCTGCTAACCCAGTTCCTCTACAGTTGGCAATCGGTGCAGAAGATTCCTTCACCGGTGTTGTTGACCTGCTGAAAATGAAGGCAATCAACTGGAACGAAGCTGATCAGGGTACAACCTTCACTTATGAAGATATCCCGGCTGACATGCTTGAGCTGGCTCAGGAATGGCATCAGAACCTGATCGAATCCGCAGCAGAAGCATCAGAAGAACTGATGGACAAATATCTGGGCGGTGAAGAGCTGACTGAAGAAGAAATCAAGGCAGCTTTGCGTAAACGTGTTCTGGCTGGCGAAATTATCCTGGTTACCTGTGGTTCTGCATTTAAGAACAAAGGTGTTCAGGCAATGCTGGATGCAGTTATCGAATACCTGCCAGCACCAACTGACGTTGAGTCAATCAAAGGTGTTCTGCCAGACGGCAAAGATACTCCAGCAGAACGTCACTCCAGCGATGACGAGCCATTCTCTGCTCTGGCGTTCAAAATCGCTACCGACCCATTCGTGGGTAACCTGACGTTCTTCCGTGTTTACTCTGGTGTTGTTAACTCTGGTGACACCGTACTGAACCCGGTTAAAGACAAAAAAGAACGTTTTGGCCGTATCGTTCAGATGCACGCTAACAAACGTGAAGAAATCAAAGAAGTCCGTGCAGGCGACATCGCAGCTGCTATCGGTCTGAAAGATGTCACCACTGGTGATACTCTCTGTGACCTGAGCGCGCCAATTATCCTGGAGCGCATGGAATTCCCAGAGCCAGTTATCTCTGTTGCTATCGAGCCAAAAACTAAAGCTGACCAAGAAAAAATGGGTATCGCTTTAGGTCGTCTGGCTCAGGAAGACCCATCATTCCGCGTGAGCAGTGATGAAGAGTCTGGTCAGACTATCATTGCCGGTATGGGTGAACTTCACCTTGACGTATTGGTTGACCGTATGCGTCGTGAATTCAACGTTGAAGCGAACGTAGGTAAACCTCAGGTTGCTTACCGTGAAACTATCCGTGCTTCTGTTGAGCAGGAAGGTAAACACGCTAAACAGTCCGGTGGTCGTGGTCAGTACGGTCATGTATGGCTGCGTATTGAACCTCTGGAAGCTGGTGGAGCTGGTTACGAATTCGCGAACGAAATCGTTGGTGGTGTTGTTCCTAAAGAATACATCCCAGGCGTCGATAAAGGCGTTCAGGAACAGCTGAAGAGCGGTGTTCTGGCTGGTTACCCAATCGTTGACGTTAAAGTTGCTCTGTTTGATGGTTCTTACCATGACGTTGACTCCTCAGAAATCGCCTTTAAAATTGCTGCATCCATGGCATTTAAAGAAGGCTTCATGAAAGCGAAACCAGTTCTGCTGGAACCTATCATGAAAGTTGAAGTGGAAACACCAGAAGACTATATGGGTGACGTCATCGGCGATTTAAACCGTCGCCGTGGTATGATCGATGGTATGGATGATGTAGCTACGGGCAAAATTGTTCGTGCTCAAGTACCATTGTCTGAAATGTTTGGTTATGCTACTGACCTGCGTTCTCAGACCCAAGGTCGTGCTTCTTACTCTATGGAGTTCTTGAAGTACAACGAAGCGCCGAGCAACGTCGCTCAGGCTATTATCGAAGCTCGTAAATCTAGATAATTTTTCGAGTTTACTATCTTTTTAGCTCCCTCATCATTTATGACGAGGGAGCGGTATTAAGGAATAGAGTCGTGTCTAAAGAAAAGTTTGAACGTTCAAAACCGCACGTTAACGTTGGTACTATCGGCCACGTTGACCACGGTAAAACTACCCTGACTGCTGCCATCACTACCGTTTTGGCGAAAACTTACGGCGGTAACGCTCGTGCATTCGACCAGATCGATAACGCACCAGAAGAAAAAGCACGTGGTATCACCATCTCTACTTCGCACGTAGAATACGATACTCCATCTCGTCACTATGCACACGTTGACTGCCCAGGCCACGCCGACTACGTGAAAAACATGATCACCGGTGCGGCTCAGATGGATGGCGCGATCCTGGTTGTTGCTGCCACTGATGGCCCAATGCCACAGACTCGTGAGCACATCCTGCTGGGCCGTCAGGTAGGTGTACCATACATCATTGTGTTCCTGAACAAGTGTGACATGGTTGATGACGAAGAGCTGCTGGAACTGGTAGAAATGGAAGTCCGTGAGCTGCTGTCTCAGTACGATTTCCCAGGCGATGACACGCCAATCATCCGTGGTTCTGCTCTGAAAGCGCTGGAAGGCGACGCAGAGTGGGAAGCGAAAATCATCGAACTGGCTGAAGCACTGGATTCTTACATCCCAGAACCCGAGCGTGACATTGACAAGCCATTCCTGCTGCCAATCGAAGACGTATTCTCTATCTCCGGCCGTGGTACTGTCGTTACTGGTCGTGTTGAGCGTGGTATCGTTAAAGTGGGTGACGAAGTTGAAATCGTTGGTATCAAAGAAACCACCAAAACAACTTGTACTGGCGTTGAAATGTTCCGCAAACTGCTGGACGAGGGCCGTGCGGGTGAGAACGTAGGTGTTCTGCTGCGTGGAACTAAGCGTGATGACGTTGAGCGTGGTCAGGTTCTGGCGAAGCCAGGTTCTATCCACCCACACACTCAGTTTGAATCGGAAGTGTACATCCTGAGCAAAGATGAAGGTGGCCGTCATACTCCATTCTTCAAAGGTTACCGTCCACAGTTCTACTTCCGTACAACTGACGTAACCGGTACTATCGAACTGCCAGAAGGCGTAGAGATGGTCATGCCAGGTGACAACATCAACATGAAAGTGACCCTGATTGCCCCAATCGCAATGGACGAAGGTCTGCGTTTCGCAATCCGTGAAGGTGGCCGTACTGTAGGTGCTGGTGTTGTTGCTAAAGTGATCGCATAATCTTTTTAATGTGTTCATTTTGGAAGGGGCATCGACAGATGCCCTTTTTATACGTTGTCTTAGGAAGAACCTATCTCATCAATAGTTGTCTGATGGTACGCTGACTGAATAGCTGTGAATTATTGGTGAGATAGGCTCTGATACAACGGATAGACTTTGGTATCGCCCAGTTTTCAAGAATTCTTTCCAAAAAATAGTTTTCAAGAAAACAGATACAAAAAGTCCTGCTGAATTATGGCACCGAGTCAGATACAATTACAATTATCTTTGGGTTCGGTCTGATTTGTTTTGCTCTTGCGAGGCAAGCTGGCTATCTATTTACATCATAGTTACTTACATATAGTTACAGGTTGGTTTATGAGTGCGAATAGCAATGCTCAAGAAAGCGGGCGTGGTCTTGATATAGCAAAATGGCTATTGGTGGCAGTGCTGCTGGTGGTTGCTATTGTGGGTAATTACTATTACCGGGAGTATAACCTGCCTCTGCGCGCGATAGCCGTTGTTGCTATTGTGGCCCTTGCAGGAGCAGTTGCATTGTGGACTGCGAAAGGTAAAGCTGCATTAGCATTTGCCCGTGAATCCCGCGTTGAAATGCGTAAAGTCATTTGGCCAACACGCCAGGAAGCTCTGCATACGACACTGATTGTTGCGGCAGTTACGGCTGTCATGTCTCTTATTTTGTGGGGGCTGGATGGTATTCTGGTGCGTTTAGTTTCATTTATTACAGGCCTGAGGTTTTAAGAATGTCTGAATCCCCAAAAAAGCGTTGGTATGTCATACAGGCATTTTCTGGGTTTGAAGGCCGTGTGGCTCAATCTCTGCGTGAGCATATCAAATTGCATGATATGGAAGATTCTTTCGGCGAAGTGATGGTGCCGACAGAAGAGGTTGTTGAGATCCGCAGTGGCCAGCGTCGTAAAAGCGAGCGTAAGTTCTTCCCTGGCTATGTCTTAGTACAAATGGTAATGAACGATGCAACCTGGCATCTGGTTCGCAGTGTACCACGCGTAATGGGCTTTATCGGTGGTACATCTGACCGCCCGGCACCAATTAGTGATAAAGAAGTCGATGCGATTATGAATCGCCTTCAGCAGGTTGGTGATAAACCACGGCCAAAAACTTTGTTCGAACCAGGCGAAATGGTTCGTGTCAGCGATGGTCCGTTTGCGGACTTCAATGGCGTAGTGGAAGAAGTCGATTACGAGAAGAGCCGTTTGAAAGTTTCGGTTTCTATTTTTGGTCGTGCCACGCCAGTTGAGCTGGATTTCAGTCAGGTCGAGAAAGTTTGATCTGATGCTTAATTAAGCGAATTGGCTTGCAAAGGGTGTGAAATTAACATACAATTTCGCGCCTTTTGTTTTTATCTAGATAAGCAACTGAGTCTGGTAACAAACATAACTTTTTTTGTGGTCTGGTCTTTATTAGACGGGGCCTGAATCGTTAGGGGAGCCTCTTTCTGGAGGCGATAACACCCATATAGAGGAAATATAGATGGCTAAGAAAGTACAAGCCTACGTTAAGCTGCAAGTTGCAGCAGGTATGGCTAACCCAAGCCCACCAGTTGGTCCAGCTTTGGGTCAGCAAGGTGTTAACATCATGGAATTCTGTAAAGCGTTCAATGCAAAAACTGAAAGCATTGAAAAAGGCCTGCCAATTCCAGTTGTTATCACTGTTTACGCAGACCGTTCTTTCACTTTCGTTACTAAAACCCCACCAGCGGCTGTCCTGCTGAAGAAAGCAGCAGGCATCAAATCTGGTTCTGGCAAGCCGAACAAAGAGAAAGTTGGTAAAGTAACCAGCGCTCAGATTCGTGAAATTGCTGAAACTAAAGCTGCGGATATGACTGGTGCTGACGTTGACGCAATGATGCGTTCAATCGAAGGTACTGCTCGTTCCATGGGCCTGGTAGTGGAGGGTTAATCAATGGCTAAACTGACCAAGCGCATGCGCACTATTCGTGAAAAAGTTGATGCAACTAAACAATATGACATCAACGAAGCCGTTGTTCTGCTGAAAGAATTGGCTACTGCTAAATTCGTAGAAAGCGTTGACGTAGCTGTTAATCTTGGCATTGATGCTCGTAAATCTGACCAGAACGTTCGTGGTGCAACTGTACTGCCACACGGTACAGGTCGTTCAGTACGTGTTGCTGTATTTACTCAGGGCGCAAACGCTGAAGCAGCTAAAGCTGCTGGCGCAGAACTGGTAGGTATGGAAGATCTGGCTGAACTGGTTAAGAAAGGCGAGATGGATTTCGACGTAGTTATCGCATCTCCAGATGCAATGCGCGTTGTTGGCCAATTGGGTCAAATCCTGGGGCCACGTGGCCTGATGCCAAACCCGAAAGTTGGTACTGTAACTCCTAACGTTGCTGAAGCTGTACAAAATGCTAAAGCGGGTCAGGTTCGTTACCGTAACGACAAGAATGGTATCATCCATACCACCATCGGTAAAGTTGACTTTGATGCTGACAAACTGAAAGAAAACCTGGAAGCTCTGTTGGTTGCGCTGAAAAAAGCTAAACCATCTTCTGCTAAAGGCGTTTACATCAAGAAAGTTAGCCTGTCCACTACTATGGGTGCAGGTGTTGCAATAGACCAGTCTGGTCTGAACACCGCAGCTTAATAATTTAAGCTGAAAGCGAATAACGCTTTACCTCGGCGTCAGATTTGTCTAAAATCTGACGCTTCGAATTTGCCTGAACAGATGTATAACAATTGATAATAATTGATACATAAAACGTATCAGGGCAAATCACAGTTTTCGGTTGGAGCTTGGCCTAATCCAAGCCCCGTCCAAGACCGCAGGCGTAAGTAATTACTTAATATCCTGCGTAGACGGTGACAGAGCCAAAGGAAATTTATTTTCTGGATTCTGCTCACCGTGTTTCAGCGCTCAGGCACATTTCGTGCTTTGAGTGAAGTGAGTCCCGGGTCTGCCCGGTTAATCCAGGAGCAAGAAGCTAATGGCACTAAATCTTCAAGACAAACAAGCGATTGTTGCTGAAGTCAGCGAAGTAGCCAAAGGCGCGCTGTCTGCGGTTGTTGCGGATTCTCGCGGCGTTACCGTAGATAAAATGACTGAACTGCGTAAAGCAGGTCGCGAAGCTGGCGTTTACATGCGTGTTGTTCGTAACACTCTGATGCGCCGTGCTGTTGAAGGTACTGAGTATGAGTGCCTGAAAGAAGCGTTTGTTGGTCCAACCTTGATTGCTTTTTCTAACGAACATCCGGGCGCCGCTGCTCGTCTGTTCAAAGATTTCGCGAAAGCGAACCCAGCATTCGAGATTAAAGCAGCAGCCTTTGAAGGTGAGTTTATTCCAGCGAGCAACATCGATCGTCTGGCAACACTCCCAACTTACGAAGAAGCAATCGCACGCCTGATGTCAACCATGAAAGAAGCCGTTGCAGGCAAACTGGTTCGCACCCTGGCTGCACTACGCGATAAGAAAGAAGCAGCTTAATTGCTTATTTCCTTCGTTGCTTTTTAACGTATAAATTTTTTCTGAATTTTAGGAACACTTGTTATGTCTATCACTAAAGAACAAATTCTGGACGCAGTTGCAGAAATGTCTGTAATGGACGTTGTTGAAATTATCAGCATGATGGAAGAAAAATTCGGCGTTTCTGCTGCTGCTGCTGTAGCTGTAGTTGGTGCTGCTGCTGAAGTAGTTGAAGAGAAAACTGAATTCGACGTAATCCTGACTGGCGCTGGTGCTAACAAAGTTGCTGTAATCAAAGCAGTACGTGGCGCAACTGGTCTGGGTCTGAAAGAAGCTAAAGACCTGGTTGAAAGCGCACCAGCAGCGCTGAAAGAAGGCATCAGCAAAGAAGATGCTGAAGCTCTGAAAAAATCTCTGGAAGAAGCAGGTGCTTCTGTTGAGATCAAGTAAGATCAGTTTGAAGTTCGCAGCCTGATTTCCTAGGCTGGCGGCTGGCGATTTTTTAATCGCCAGCCTTTTTGCGCTGTAGAGCACCTTGTTGTTTTAAAATCATGTTGTTTTATAAAGTCATTTTGGAGTTTTATAAAGCATATGCTCTATAGAGCACAACGCAGGGAGTTAGTAGCATTTCACACTGTTTGGCTGCTAATGAACCCAGAATACTCCTTCCTATTGACGACTTAATATACTGCGTTCTCAGCTACGATCCACTCGAGTAGCTCGGTAGTAAGGTAACGCAATGAAATGATTTAAGAGTAATAGTAATGAGTATTACGGAAAATATTCTATTTTCTGTTCGAAAAAATAGTGTTGCAGAGTGCTGTCCTTAAGGGCGGACAGAGTGGGTCACTTATCAGCGAGCTGAGGAACCCTATGGTTTACTCCTATACCGAGAAAAAACGTATTCGTAAGGATTTTGGTAAACGTCCACAAGTTTTGGATGTTCCATACCTTCTTTCTATCCAACTTGACTCGTTCCAGAAGTTTATCGAGCAAGATCCTGAAGGCCAGAATGGACTGGAAGCGGCCTTCCGTTCTGTGTTCCCAATTCAGAGTTACAGCGGCAGTTCTGAGCTGCAATATGTAAGTTACCGTCTTGGCGAACCTGTTTTTGATGTTCAAGAATGTCAGATCCGTGGCGTGACTTATTCCGCCCCACTGCGTGTTAAACTGCGTCTGGTGATCTATGAGCGTGAAGCACCAGAAGGCACAGTTAAAGACATCAAAGAACAAGAAGTCTACATGGGTGAAATTCCACTCATGACTGATAACGGGACTTTCGTTATCAACGGTACTGAGCG is part of the Xenorhabdus cabanillasii genome and encodes:
- the rpsL gene encoding 30S ribosomal protein S12; the encoded protein is MATINQLVRKSRSSKVVKSNVPALEACPQKRGVCTRVYTTTPKKPNSALRKVCRVRLTNGFEVTSYIGGEGHNLQEHSVILIRGGRVKDLPGVRYHTVRGALDCSGVKDRKQGRSKYGVKKPKA
- the rpsG gene encoding 30S ribosomal protein S7; this encodes MPRRRVIGQRKILPDPKFGSELLAKFVNILMVDGKKSVAEAIVYGALETLAQRSGKDHLEAFELALDNVRPTVEVKSRRVGGSTYQVPVEVRPVRRNALAMRWIVDAARKRGDKSMALRLANELSDAAENKGAAVKKREDVHRMAEANKAFAHYRW
- the fusA gene encoding elongation factor G, which produces MARKTPIARYRNIGISAHIDAGKTTTTERILFYTGVNHKIGETHEGSATMDWMEQEQERGITITSAATTAFWSGMAKQYEPHRINIIDTPGHVDFTIEVERSMRVLDGAVMVYCAVGGVQPQSETVWRQANKYNVPRIAFVNKMDRMGANFLRVVEQIKTRLAANPVPLQLAIGAEDSFTGVVDLLKMKAINWNEADQGTTFTYEDIPADMLELAQEWHQNLIESAAEASEELMDKYLGGEELTEEEIKAALRKRVLAGEIILVTCGSAFKNKGVQAMLDAVIEYLPAPTDVESIKGVLPDGKDTPAERHSSDDEPFSALAFKIATDPFVGNLTFFRVYSGVVNSGDTVLNPVKDKKERFGRIVQMHANKREEIKEVRAGDIAAAIGLKDVTTGDTLCDLSAPIILERMEFPEPVISVAIEPKTKADQEKMGIALGRLAQEDPSFRVSSDEESGQTIIAGMGELHLDVLVDRMRREFNVEANVGKPQVAYRETIRASVEQEGKHAKQSGGRGQYGHVWLRIEPLEAGGAGYEFANEIVGGVVPKEYIPGVDKGVQEQLKSGVLAGYPIVDVKVALFDGSYHDVDSSEIAFKIAASMAFKEGFMKAKPVLLEPIMKVEVETPEDYMGDVIGDLNRRRGMIDGMDDVATGKIVRAQVPLSEMFGYATDLRSQTQGRASYSMEFLKYNEAPSNVAQAIIEARKSR
- the tuf gene encoding elongation factor Tu, producing the protein MSKEKFERSKPHVNVGTIGHVDHGKTTLTAAITTVLAKTYGGNARAFDQIDNAPEEKARGITISTSHVEYDTPSRHYAHVDCPGHADYVKNMITGAAQMDGAILVVAATDGPMPQTREHILLGRQVGVPYIIVFLNKCDMVDDEELLELVEMEVRELLSQYDFPGDDTPIIRGSALKALEGDAEWEAKIIELAEALDSYIPEPERDIDKPFLLPIEDVFSISGRGTVVTGRVERGIVKVGDEVEIVGIKETTKTTCTGVEMFRKLLDEGRAGENVGVLLRGTKRDDVERGQVLAKPGSIHPHTQFESEVYILSKDEGGRHTPFFKGYRPQFYFRTTDVTGTIELPEGVEMVMPGDNINMKVTLIAPIAMDEGLRFAIREGGRTVGAGVVAKVIA
- the secE gene encoding preprotein translocase subunit SecE, translating into MSANSNAQESGRGLDIAKWLLVAVLLVVAIVGNYYYREYNLPLRAIAVVAIVALAGAVALWTAKGKAALAFARESRVEMRKVIWPTRQEALHTTLIVAAVTAVMSLILWGLDGILVRLVSFITGLRF
- the nusG gene encoding transcription termination/antitermination protein NusG; the encoded protein is MSESPKKRWYVIQAFSGFEGRVAQSLREHIKLHDMEDSFGEVMVPTEEVVEIRSGQRRKSERKFFPGYVLVQMVMNDATWHLVRSVPRVMGFIGGTSDRPAPISDKEVDAIMNRLQQVGDKPRPKTLFEPGEMVRVSDGPFADFNGVVEEVDYEKSRLKVSVSIFGRATPVELDFSQVEKV
- the rplK gene encoding 50S ribosomal protein L11 encodes the protein MAKKVQAYVKLQVAAGMANPSPPVGPALGQQGVNIMEFCKAFNAKTESIEKGLPIPVVITVYADRSFTFVTKTPPAAVLLKKAAGIKSGSGKPNKEKVGKVTSAQIREIAETKAADMTGADVDAMMRSIEGTARSMGLVVEG
- the rplA gene encoding 50S ribosomal protein L1, producing MAKLTKRMRTIREKVDATKQYDINEAVVLLKELATAKFVESVDVAVNLGIDARKSDQNVRGATVLPHGTGRSVRVAVFTQGANAEAAKAAGAELVGMEDLAELVKKGEMDFDVVIASPDAMRVVGQLGQILGPRGLMPNPKVGTVTPNVAEAVQNAKAGQVRYRNDKNGIIHTTIGKVDFDADKLKENLEALLVALKKAKPSSAKGVYIKKVSLSTTMGAGVAIDQSGLNTAA
- the rplJ gene encoding 50S ribosomal protein L10; the protein is MALNLQDKQAIVAEVSEVAKGALSAVVADSRGVTVDKMTELRKAGREAGVYMRVVRNTLMRRAVEGTEYECLKEAFVGPTLIAFSNEHPGAAARLFKDFAKANPAFEIKAAAFEGEFIPASNIDRLATLPTYEEAIARLMSTMKEAVAGKLVRTLAALRDKKEAA
- the rplL gene encoding 50S ribosomal protein L7/L12, coding for MSITKEQILDAVAEMSVMDVVEIISMMEEKFGVSAAAAVAVVGAAAEVVEEKTEFDVILTGAGANKVAVIKAVRGATGLGLKEAKDLVESAPAALKEGISKEDAEALKKSLEEAGASVEIK